The proteins below come from a single Acidobacteriota bacterium genomic window:
- a CDS encoding mechanosensitive ion channel, which yields MQTFLQLLKADLLAQDTHWITLVVLISVVIIWKYVPTERKYIRNTLLLYGLYFLLVPIAQLLQAVGFLVTGGSLLVVAVLMFRITLVNFGSVLVFEVFLPVLRISLPRIIRDISILVAYVMVTFSLLAKLGVNITSLITTSAIVTAVIGLSLQDTLGNVMAGLTLQLEHAIQEGDWVKVDEHIGQVKEVRWRFTSIETRNWDTVIIPNSQLVKGQVLIYGKRQKQPLQTRRWIYFNVDFRFPPAEVIERVDTALQKSSIPGVATTPAAHTLLYDFKESYCQYAVRYWLTDLAIDAPTDSIVRTRIFYALKRAGISLSIPAQRIFTVEENKKWKERKEEQIVQQRLNALQSVDLFHTFNESELRDLSVHLVDSPFSQGEDLTRQGDEAHWLYILTKGSVSVHVAVKDPIHGELREKEVRRLGPGDIFGEMSLMTGQPRLATVTALEDVECFRLDKDAFQSILIARPEIAEDISHILAKRRLELDATVAGIDEELQQSHVNATQNQMLGLIREFFGL from the coding sequence ATGCAGACGTTTCTCCAGTTACTGAAAGCTGACCTGCTGGCACAAGATACCCACTGGATCACCCTTGTGGTGCTGATCAGTGTGGTGATTATTTGGAAGTATGTCCCGACTGAACGCAAGTATATTCGGAATACCTTGCTGCTGTACGGGCTTTACTTTTTGCTGGTCCCAATCGCTCAACTCCTTCAAGCCGTTGGGTTTCTAGTGACCGGTGGCAGTTTGCTGGTGGTTGCGGTCTTGATGTTTCGCATCACGCTCGTCAACTTTGGCTCAGTCCTGGTCTTCGAAGTCTTTCTCCCAGTTCTGCGGATTTCGCTGCCCCGGATTATTCGTGATATCTCGATCCTGGTGGCCTATGTGATGGTTACCTTTTCACTCCTGGCCAAACTTGGGGTGAACATCACCAGTCTGATTACGACCTCAGCGATTGTGACCGCCGTGATTGGGTTGTCGCTGCAAGACACGTTGGGCAATGTGATGGCTGGGCTAACGTTGCAGCTCGAACACGCGATCCAGGAGGGCGACTGGGTCAAAGTGGATGAACACATCGGCCAGGTGAAAGAAGTCCGCTGGCGGTTCACCTCGATTGAAACCCGCAATTGGGACACGGTCATTATTCCAAACAGCCAGTTGGTCAAAGGACAGGTATTGATTTATGGCAAACGCCAAAAACAGCCGCTGCAAACCCGGCGCTGGATTTATTTCAACGTTGATTTTCGGTTTCCTCCGGCTGAAGTCATTGAGCGAGTTGACACTGCCCTTCAAAAATCCAGCATTCCGGGTGTCGCAACCACTCCGGCGGCACACACGCTGCTCTATGATTTTAAGGAAAGTTATTGCCAGTATGCGGTTCGGTACTGGCTCACCGATCTGGCCATTGATGCCCCGACCGATTCCATCGTCCGGACACGGATTTTTTACGCCTTAAAACGGGCTGGAATCTCACTTTCGATTCCAGCGCAACGGATCTTCACGGTCGAAGAAAACAAAAAGTGGAAAGAACGCAAAGAAGAACAAATTGTACAACAACGACTCAATGCCCTTCAGAGCGTTGATCTGTTTCACACATTTAATGAATCTGAGCTCCGCGACCTGTCAGTCCATCTGGTGGATTCCCCTTTTAGTCAAGGTGAAGATTTAACCCGCCAGGGTGACGAAGCCCACTGGCTCTATATTCTTACCAAAGGTTCTGTTTCAGTTCACGTGGCCGTCAAAGACCCAATTCATGGCGAGTTGCGGGAAAAAGAAGTCCGGCGACTCGGCCCCGGTGACATCTTCGGCGAAATGTCTTTGATGACCGGTCAACCCCGGCTGGCCACCGTGACGGCACTTGAGGATGTTGAGTGTTTTCGGCTTGATAAAGACGCGTTTCAATCCATTCTGATTGCTCGACCTGAAATTGCCGAAGACATTTCCCACATCCTGGCCAAACGTCGGCTTGAACTGGATGCCACCGTTGCAGGAATTGATGAGGAACTCCAGCAAAGCCATGTCAATGCAACTCAAAATCAAATGCTGGGGTTGATTCGCGAATTCTTTGGACTTTGA
- the frr gene encoding ribosome recycling factor → MTADIIKDAVARMDATVEDVRRKLTSFRTGRASVSLLDRIVVESYGTEMPLNQVGSINAPEPALLVVQPWDPSLIGAIERAIRSSDLGLNPSNDGKVVRIPIPPLTQERRKQLAKAVRDTAEEHRAGLRNIRRDANDHLKKLLKDKQISEDNERDALDQIQKQTDAHITKINDLAKHKEEEIMKV, encoded by the coding sequence ATGACTGCTGACATCATAAAGGATGCAGTTGCACGAATGGATGCCACTGTGGAAGATGTGCGCCGTAAATTGACCAGTTTTCGCACCGGGCGAGCTTCAGTGAGTTTGCTGGATCGCATTGTGGTCGAATCATATGGAACTGAAATGCCCTTGAATCAGGTCGGTTCGATCAACGCTCCTGAACCGGCACTGCTGGTGGTTCAACCCTGGGATCCATCGCTGATTGGCGCCATTGAACGTGCCATTCGCAGTTCGGATTTGGGGCTTAATCCTTCAAATGATGGGAAAGTGGTTCGGATCCCGATTCCGCCCTTGACCCAGGAACGCCGCAAACAACTTGCCAAAGCGGTGCGTGATACGGCTGAAGAACATCGAGCCGGGTTACGCAATATTCGCCGGGATGCCAACGACCACCTGAAGAAGCTTTTGAAGGACAAACAGATTTCTGAAGATAATGAACGGGATGCGTTGGATCAAATCCAGAAGCAGACCGATGCCCATATCACCAAAATCAATGATCTGGCCAAACATAAAGAAGAAGAAATCATGAAAGTTTGA